In the genome of Bacillus sp. S3, one region contains:
- a CDS encoding right-handed parallel beta-helix repeat-containing protein — protein sequence MKGATMFKQKIHRIIFLAVTVILFILIPIAIHYSDQTDRLDNKPFLITEHDNIHEKVDPKDFGAVGDGITDDTKALQAWLDAPGKNKVLKNGVFKITSGLRSSEAGRTIKTDGAVIIADTANMIMLTVTGEQSIVSVDLNGNNKAAGGILILGDGCQVQNSKIDNIYGSNQTAFGIKAQTSNGVLIEQSTIKNIRGTKNGKFGDNIGASRAILVTSKEAASKPNIIRNNSIDGVTGEEGDAIQFLFNNGQVTFLNAQGMIENNMIKNCNRRAIKVQASNVKILNNTHINTLSKDDLPHAANLIDIIHSNFIIVQGNKLDATFFLGISLSGDSTRKASGILVKGNIIQGGLVLLDGRRVTASGIYWNNITDSQIIANSIADAVIPISGANGTNITVADNRFWGGDGLYPAINILSSNTNIHISDNKQMAGRRSTLIRNNSLEQ from the coding sequence ATGAAAGGAGCAACAATGTTTAAACAGAAGATTCATAGAATCATTTTTCTTGCTGTCACAGTTATTTTATTCATTCTTATACCCATTGCTATTCATTATTCCGATCAAACCGATCGCCTTGATAACAAACCATTTTTAATAACGGAGCACGACAACATCCATGAAAAAGTTGACCCGAAAGACTTTGGTGCTGTTGGAGATGGCATAACAGACGATACGAAAGCTCTCCAGGCATGGCTGGATGCACCGGGGAAAAATAAAGTTTTAAAAAATGGTGTTTTTAAAATCACATCAGGATTACGCTCATCTGAAGCTGGCAGAACCATTAAAACCGATGGTGCTGTCATTATAGCTGACACAGCAAATATGATTATGCTTACTGTTACAGGTGAACAAAGTATTGTATCGGTTGATTTAAATGGAAACAACAAAGCTGCAGGTGGAATTTTAATCCTGGGTGATGGATGCCAAGTTCAAAATAGTAAAATCGACAATATCTATGGTTCCAATCAAACTGCATTCGGCATTAAGGCTCAAACTTCAAATGGTGTGCTTATTGAACAGAGCACAATCAAAAACATACGAGGGACAAAAAACGGTAAATTCGGTGATAATATTGGTGCTTCTCGTGCCATTTTAGTCACATCAAAAGAAGCTGCTTCTAAACCGAATATTATAAGAAATAATTCAATTGACGGTGTGACAGGTGAAGAAGGCGATGCTATCCAATTTCTCTTTAATAATGGACAAGTTACGTTTCTAAATGCGCAAGGAATGATAGAAAATAACATGATTAAGAATTGTAATAGGCGAGCCATAAAAGTCCAAGCATCCAATGTAAAGATCCTAAATAATACACATATCAATACCTTGAGTAAAGATGATTTACCGCATGCCGCTAACCTAATTGATATTATTCATTCCAATTTTATTATTGTTCAGGGCAACAAACTGGATGCAACATTCTTCTTAGGTATTAGTCTAAGTGGAGATTCAACTAGAAAAGCGTCAGGGATACTGGTAAAAGGAAATATTATTCAAGGCGGGCTAGTCCTTTTGGATGGAAGAAGGGTAACAGCCAGCGGAATTTATTGGAATAATATAACAGATAGTCAGATCATTGCTAATTCTATTGCAGATGCGGTTATCCCCATCTCTGGAGCAAACGGTACCAATATTACAGTTGCTGATAATCGGTTTTGGGGCGGAGACGGATTATATCCCGCCATTAACATTTTATCCTCAAACACCAACATACATATCTCCGATAACAAACAAATGGCAGGCAGACGCTCCACTCTAATAAGAAATAATTCTCTGGAACAGTAA
- a CDS encoding ABC transporter permease — translation MNVIWQVMKEQLLHLNLIFRLSFFEEKSKYTTHYLGAFWQILNPMIQIGVYWFIFGFGIRGGSSVEGTPFLLWLIAGIVPWLFINPTLTQASNSIYANINLVSKMKFPVSVLPSIKIIGNSFAFLIMIVLSLGIISLKGFFPGMYLLQLPYYLLCLYSLLLSLSLLLSSLTTIVRDIQQMVQSAMRIMMYVLPIVWNVHSLPDTMVDFLQLNPFFYIIEGFRSSLLGGNWFFNDGTYTLYFWLITLFIFFVGSSIHVKFRHKFVDYI, via the coding sequence ATGAACGTAATATGGCAAGTGATGAAGGAACAACTTCTTCATTTGAATCTGATTTTTCGATTAAGCTTTTTTGAGGAAAAAAGTAAATATACTACGCACTACCTGGGTGCATTTTGGCAAATATTGAATCCTATGATTCAAATTGGCGTCTATTGGTTTATCTTTGGCTTTGGAATAAGAGGGGGATCTTCTGTAGAAGGGACCCCATTTCTTCTATGGCTAATTGCGGGGATCGTTCCATGGCTTTTTATAAATCCTACTTTAACTCAGGCTTCAAATAGTATCTATGCAAATATAAACCTAGTTTCTAAAATGAAATTCCCTGTAAGTGTGCTGCCCTCTATAAAAATTATCGGAAATTCATTTGCTTTCTTAATCATGATCGTACTATCACTAGGAATTATTAGTTTAAAAGGGTTCTTCCCTGGAATGTATCTATTACAATTACCATATTATTTACTCTGTCTTTATTCATTGCTTTTGAGTTTATCATTATTACTTTCCTCGCTGACAACCATTGTTCGAGATATTCAGCAAATGGTACAGTCAGCAATGAGGATCATGATGTATGTATTACCAATAGTTTGGAATGTTCATAGTTTACCTGACACAATGGTTGATTTTTTACAGTTGAATCCTTTCTTCTATATTATTGAAGGTTTTAGGAGTTCATTATTAGGTGGAAATTGGTTTTTCAATGACGGGACGTATACTTTATACTTTTGGCTGATCACCTTATTCATTTTTTTTGTTGGATCAAGTATACATGTAAAATTCCGTCATAAGTTTGTTGACTATATTTAA
- a CDS encoding nucleotide sugar dehydrogenase, translating into MRICTIGLGYIGLPTSIMFAKHNVEVVGVDVNSAVIDSLNNGHIHIEEPGLQEALEEVIKKGTFKASLKPEKADAFIVSVPTPNHDDQYKSCDLTYVVSAVKSVLPFVEPGNVIIVESTIAPRSMDDVIKPLVEAAGFTVGKNIFLVHCPERVLPGQILHELIYNNRIVGGMTSECAEAGALVYSTFVKGEIIKTNAKTAEMSKLMENTFRDVNIALANELAMVCNELEINALDVIQMANKHPRVNLHTPGPGVGGHCLAVDPYFIVAKAPETAKLINLSRSINTTMPDYVVNNVNKLMKNMDGKVVTVFGLTYKGNVDDIRESPAMEIFECLKEQNQFEVRAYDPHVQHDWVMSNMEEAVKGSDLIVVLSDHDEFKLIEGTELAAMNQKRIFDTKNVVKAVSEDVEYINYGNLFESLKKEATLV; encoded by the coding sequence ATGAGAATCTGTACAATTGGTTTAGGGTATATTGGTTTACCAACATCGATTATGTTTGCAAAACACAATGTTGAAGTGGTAGGCGTGGACGTAAATTCAGCAGTTATAGATTCGTTAAATAACGGACATATTCATATTGAAGAACCAGGTTTACAAGAAGCATTAGAGGAAGTAATCAAAAAGGGTACGTTTAAAGCCTCATTAAAGCCTGAGAAAGCAGATGCATTTATAGTGTCAGTTCCCACACCGAATCATGATGATCAGTATAAATCCTGTGATTTAACCTATGTGGTTAGCGCGGTCAAATCTGTATTGCCTTTTGTTGAACCAGGCAATGTGATTATTGTTGAATCGACCATTGCCCCGCGCAGCATGGATGACGTCATCAAGCCATTAGTGGAAGCAGCTGGTTTTACAGTAGGAAAGAATATTTTCCTTGTGCACTGTCCAGAACGAGTATTACCTGGTCAAATTCTTCATGAACTTATTTACAATAACCGTATTGTTGGCGGAATGACATCAGAATGCGCTGAAGCTGGTGCATTAGTATACAGTACGTTTGTTAAAGGAGAAATCATTAAAACCAATGCAAAAACAGCGGAAATGTCAAAGTTAATGGAAAATACGTTCAGAGATGTAAATATTGCTTTGGCAAATGAATTAGCAATGGTTTGTAATGAGTTAGAAATAAACGCACTAGATGTTATTCAAATGGCAAACAAACATCCACGTGTGAACTTGCATACGCCTGGTCCCGGGGTTGGCGGGCATTGCTTAGCTGTTGACCCATACTTTATTGTGGCGAAAGCACCTGAAACGGCTAAATTAATTAACTTATCACGTTCTATTAATACAACTATGCCAGATTATGTAGTTAATAATGTGAATAAGTTAATGAAAAATATGGATGGCAAAGTAGTAACCGTATTTGGTTTAACCTATAAAGGGAATGTCGATGATATTCGAGAAAGTCCAGCGATGGAGATATTTGAATGCCTTAAAGAGCAAAATCAATTTGAAGTTAGAGCCTATGATCCTCACGTTCAACATGACTGGGTGATGTCTAATATGGAAGAAGCGGTAAAAGGCTCTGATTTAATCGTAGTTTTATCAGATCATGATGAATTTAAACTAATCGAAGGAACAGAGTTAGCAGCCATGAATCAGAAGCGGATTTTTGATACAAAGAACGTAGTGAAGGCTGTCTCGGAGGATGTAGAGTACATAAATTATGGTAATTTATTTGAATCTCTTAAAAAGGAAGCAACTCTTGTATGA
- a CDS encoding glycosyltransferase — MNKQEILNRLNEIQLLRKKINLIVTPALTAKPKENVHIPKYKKGISVIVPTYKGEKVIIKCLDSLYKQTLKQELFDVIIIMNGEKDSTESIVNNFTEKHKITNVTLLYSSIASASSARNLGLQHAEREYTVFLDDDDYISTNFLEEMLKHAQPDTTVVSQIVNISEQGKADHDNAINKQIISAEKNEENNYLSLNMVATINACKLVPTICLKDIQYKTELKSGEDVVFFIELFVKNDLKFKVIPIDKQAIYYRVLRDNSVSRQSMTFDFFITQRLAVIKQLDLLLDQTTDVNKLTFIKQKINAQTSFINRYLKENNQDREKVVSEMKKLKISYLPYKIVNRGLADKLIISYCFPPYVDTSGNVMAKRIRNMNEVVDVVYNKMDKVREKDTKLNYIIDDLIEERVEIPSYPSFSNWKAIDDFCKLGMDKIGKTKKYKEIYSRAMWPGSHFLAYKYKMLNPKVKWVAEFSDPLLLDIHGNTREAKIDDESFIKKTNQLIAKKYKLPAVNDANLFFWCEYLPYLFADELIFTNENQLKYMVDSFPVKRIKKMIKSKAVISPQPTLPKEFYNMKESNYALDKEKVNIAYFGTFYQTRNLDDLFAGLENVNEQLRKNVNLHIFTANPASLQEDLKGSKVEEFVKVNPYASYYEFLHLTTAFDCLVVNDAKTKDSKPINPYLPSKLSDYMGSGTKIWGICEKNSILSNSPLAYKSEIGNIEQATGVFEQIVNDKKNAAVLV, encoded by the coding sequence TTGAACAAGCAAGAAATTCTAAACAGATTGAATGAAATACAGTTGCTCAGGAAAAAAATAAATCTGATTGTTACGCCAGCGTTAACCGCAAAACCAAAGGAAAATGTACATATACCAAAATATAAAAAAGGAATCAGCGTCATTGTTCCAACGTATAAAGGGGAGAAGGTAATTATAAAGTGCCTAGATTCACTTTATAAACAAACCTTAAAACAAGAACTGTTTGATGTCATTATCATTATGAATGGGGAAAAGGATTCTACTGAATCAATTGTTAATAATTTCACAGAAAAACACAAAATAACTAATGTTACTTTACTCTATTCTTCTATAGCAAGTGCTTCCTCTGCTAGAAATCTTGGATTGCAGCATGCCGAACGAGAATATACTGTGTTTTTAGATGATGATGATTATATTTCAACTAATTTCCTGGAAGAGATGTTAAAGCATGCTCAACCTGATACAACGGTTGTTTCACAGATTGTTAATATAAGCGAACAAGGAAAAGCTGACCATGATAATGCGATTAACAAACAAATCATCAGTGCAGAAAAAAATGAAGAAAATAACTATTTATCCTTAAATATGGTAGCTACTATTAATGCATGTAAACTGGTCCCTACAATATGCCTAAAAGACATACAGTATAAAACCGAATTGAAAAGTGGAGAAGATGTAGTATTTTTTATCGAACTATTTGTAAAAAATGATCTAAAATTCAAAGTCATACCTATTGATAAGCAAGCGATTTATTATAGAGTTTTACGTGATAATTCCGTATCACGTCAGTCAATGACGTTTGATTTCTTTATTACCCAAAGATTAGCAGTTATTAAGCAGCTGGACCTATTGCTTGATCAAACGACGGACGTGAATAAGCTAACATTTATTAAACAAAAAATAAATGCCCAAACATCTTTTATTAATAGATATCTAAAGGAAAATAATCAAGATCGAGAAAAAGTAGTTAGTGAAATGAAAAAGCTAAAAATATCCTATCTGCCTTATAAAATAGTCAATCGAGGGCTGGCTGATAAGTTAATTATTTCTTATTGTTTCCCGCCATATGTTGATACGAGCGGAAATGTAATGGCAAAACGGATTCGAAATATGAACGAAGTAGTAGACGTTGTCTACAATAAAATGGATAAGGTTCGAGAAAAAGACACCAAGTTAAATTACATAATAGACGACCTGATCGAAGAGAGGGTAGAAATCCCTTCTTATCCAAGTTTCTCAAATTGGAAAGCCATTGATGATTTCTGTAAATTAGGAATGGACAAAATTGGCAAGACAAAAAAATACAAAGAGATATATAGCCGTGCTATGTGGCCAGGCTCACATTTTCTTGCTTACAAATATAAAATGCTTAATCCGAAAGTAAAATGGGTTGCAGAGTTTTCTGATCCTCTCCTGCTAGATATACACGGAAATACAAGGGAAGCAAAGATTGATGATGAGTCATTTATAAAGAAAACCAATCAATTAATTGCAAAGAAATACAAGCTCCCAGCTGTGAATGATGCCAACTTATTTTTCTGGTGTGAGTATTTACCTTATCTTTTTGCTGATGAGTTAATATTCACCAATGAAAATCAACTTAAATATATGGTAGATAGTTTCCCTGTTAAGAGAATAAAGAAAATGATTAAAAGTAAGGCAGTGATCTCACCGCAGCCGACACTTCCTAAAGAGTTTTATAACATGAAGGAAAGTAATTATGCCTTAGATAAAGAAAAGGTGAATATTGCTTATTTCGGTACTTTTTATCAAACAAGAAACTTAGATGACTTGTTTGCGGGTCTTGAAAATGTCAACGAACAACTTAGAAAAAATGTTAATCTTCATATTTTCACTGCCAATCCAGCGTCTCTACAAGAAGACTTAAAGGGAAGTAAGGTAGAAGAATTTGTGAAGGTGAACCCATATGCAAGTTACTATGAATTCCTTCATTTAACTACTGCTTTTGATTGCTTGGTTGTTAATGATGCAAAGACGAAAGATAGTAAACCAATAAATCCATATTTACCATCGAAATTAAGTGATTACATGGGCAGTGGCACAAAGATTTGGGGGATATGTGAAAAAAATAGTATTCTAAGTAACTCCCCGCTTGCTTATAAATCTGAGATAGGAAATATAGAACAAGCTACAGGTGTATTTGAACAAATAGTCAACGATAAAAAGAATGCAGCTGTTTTAGTCTAA
- a CDS encoding methyltransferase domain-containing protein: MTKKPLDRISEAYKGNMGEDFSVKTRNRINWIVNQVKGEHILDIGCSQGVVPIILGREGKNVDAIDIAQESIDYAKSDLENEHATVQQKVTFKVANFMTEKELESSYETILLTEVLEHISDPYSFLKKIFDHLENDGLLVVTVPFGINDYFDHKRTYYFLDLYDHLSTYFSIEKIEYLGNWVGVVCKKTSDTKLFSNKGTFSREVIEKLEKAFYTVERGLVTRIENFQHTLRQKNEYVKNLQAQHSQSIEKYKEQVVQRDHQIKVLNDYLSELKKVESKNSSETIEERETNRRLLQQVKEQNHQIHSLIDKVENQHRSYIENFNKQIEQKEIEIYNLRENLEQLTILSDKKVEELVQKNVHIEELKEQLEQNKMEFNLAKEINKVIQEELKKEIEQSRILLTQENEKNKVTEKKLKIQCEEMNEKDDVILELNKQVTMLKTELLNTLQNEEKGLKHYLKDKEELQVQSNFNHNHKQLLEEMNEKDDVILERNKQVSMLKTELMNTLNNEEKELNHYLKEKEELKVQLNSKVKQLLEENKIKDDVILERNKQLTLLKTDLLNNLNHEESELNHYLKDKEELNQKEQVIKDLENKLNLLERRYLALKNSKLGSLTIKYWQMKRNSAKKISRG; this comes from the coding sequence ATGACTAAAAAGCCATTAGATAGAATCTCAGAAGCCTATAAAGGGAATATGGGGGAAGACTTTAGTGTAAAAACCAGAAACCGTATTAATTGGATTGTTAACCAAGTTAAAGGAGAGCATATTTTAGATATAGGCTGTTCGCAAGGAGTAGTACCCATTATTTTAGGCCGTGAGGGTAAAAATGTTGATGCGATTGATATTGCGCAGGAATCGATTGACTATGCAAAATCGGACTTAGAAAATGAGCATGCTACGGTTCAACAGAAGGTTACATTTAAAGTGGCAAACTTTATGACCGAAAAAGAATTGGAATCTTCCTATGAAACAATCTTATTAACAGAGGTACTTGAACATATATCGGACCCCTATAGTTTTCTAAAAAAAATTTTTGATCACTTAGAGAACGATGGTCTATTAGTAGTAACCGTTCCTTTTGGAATTAATGATTACTTTGATCATAAACGCACGTATTATTTTTTAGATTTGTATGATCATTTGTCTACATACTTTTCTATTGAAAAAATAGAATACCTTGGAAATTGGGTTGGTGTAGTTTGTAAAAAGACTTCAGACACGAAGCTGTTCTCCAATAAGGGGACATTTAGTCGTGAGGTGATCGAAAAGCTAGAAAAGGCTTTTTACACGGTCGAAAGAGGCTTAGTAACGAGAATTGAGAACTTCCAACATACTTTAAGACAGAAAAATGAATATGTGAAAAACCTACAAGCGCAGCATAGTCAATCTATCGAAAAGTATAAAGAACAAGTTGTACAACGTGATCATCAGATTAAAGTGTTAAACGACTATCTAAGTGAACTTAAAAAGGTAGAAAGTAAGAATAGTAGTGAAACAATAGAGGAGAGAGAAACAAATCGAAGACTTTTGCAGCAAGTGAAAGAGCAAAACCATCAAATTCATTCATTAATTGATAAAGTAGAAAATCAACATCGCAGTTATATTGAAAATTTTAATAAACAAATAGAACAAAAGGAAATAGAAATTTATAACCTAAGGGAAAACTTAGAACAGCTTACGATTCTTTCCGACAAGAAGGTTGAGGAACTTGTTCAAAAAAATGTACATATTGAGGAATTAAAAGAACAGTTAGAACAAAATAAAATGGAATTTAATCTTGCAAAGGAGATCAATAAAGTAATCCAAGAGGAATTAAAAAAAGAGATTGAACAAAGCAGAATTCTTTTAACTCAAGAAAACGAGAAGAATAAGGTTACTGAAAAGAAGTTAAAAATTCAATGTGAAGAGATGAACGAAAAAGATGACGTCATTTTAGAACTAAACAAACAGGTAACAATGTTGAAAACGGAGCTGTTGAATACTTTACAGAATGAAGAGAAGGGACTCAAGCATTATTTAAAAGATAAAGAGGAATTACAGGTTCAATCAAACTTCAATCATAATCATAAACAACTTCTTGAAGAGATGAACGAAAAAGATGACGTCATTTTAGAACGAAACAAACAGGTATCAATGTTGAAAACAGAGCTGATGAATACTCTAAATAATGAAGAGAAGGAACTCAACCATTATTTAAAAGAAAAAGAGGAATTAAAGGTTCAGTTAAACTCCAAAGTTAAACAACTTCTTGAAGAAAATAAGATAAAAGATGACGTCATTTTAGAACGAAACAAACAGTTAACTTTGTTGAAAACGGACCTGCTGAATAATTTAAATCATGAAGAGAGCGAACTCAACCATTATTTAAAAGATAAAGAGGAATTAAACCAAAAAGAACAAGTAATTAAGGATTTAGAGAACAAACTCAACCTTTTGGAAAGAAGATATTTAGCATTAAAAAATTCAAAGCTTGGTTCCTTAACAATAAAATATTGGCAGATGAAACGTAATTCAGCTAAAAAGATTTCTAGGGGGTAA
- a CDS encoding glycosyltransferase: protein MSKKVCMFVWNHFTNDARVLRECTALSEAGYEVDLVCIHDPKDASLPRFEQRNENFKVYRLRRYPVLLELIQKVYRCSLQHKLFGAFLLCVWGLLIYNVPVLFSIITLLAVIILKTKLNIVWIRGSLILRMILMGYRKNYDIYHSNDLNTLLQGYISSKWRLKCKKLIYDSHEVQTSRTGYQSPVYGDLEGFLIKKIDDMMVENHTRAVYNEKLYGFYPKVVHNYPFKQTSMNDERVDLHGILNIPKHEKILLYQGGIQTGRGLDKLIKAAPLFNEGILVLIGDGKIKKELQNMVREMKLQDKVKFLPKVPLAELPKYTRNAYVGFQVLNNVCFNHYSASSNKLFEYMMSGIPVIACDFPEIKKVVEEEQTGITVDSHNYEEIAAAVNNLLLNPTLREQFSQNSIAARFKYNWEEEKQEFLTIYRHVIYKGKSNFQTSTNSSI from the coding sequence ATGTCGAAAAAAGTGTGCATGTTCGTATGGAATCACTTCACAAACGATGCTAGAGTATTGCGGGAATGTACAGCATTATCGGAGGCAGGGTATGAAGTCGATTTAGTGTGTATCCATGATCCAAAGGATGCTTCACTGCCAAGATTTGAACAAAGAAACGAAAACTTTAAGGTATATCGACTTAGAAGATATCCCGTTTTACTTGAATTAATCCAGAAAGTATACAGGTGCTCCTTACAACATAAATTGTTTGGAGCCTTTTTATTATGTGTATGGGGATTGTTGATATATAACGTCCCGGTGTTATTTTCGATTATAACTTTATTAGCTGTAATAATATTGAAAACAAAACTTAACATTGTTTGGATTAGAGGAAGTCTTATTCTTCGCATGATTCTAATGGGCTATAGAAAGAACTACGATATCTATCATTCGAATGACTTAAATACACTGTTACAAGGGTATATTTCCTCCAAATGGCGCTTGAAATGTAAAAAATTGATATATGATTCCCATGAGGTACAAACGAGCCGTACAGGATATCAAAGTCCGGTTTATGGGGATTTAGAAGGTTTTTTAATCAAAAAGATTGATGATATGATGGTAGAAAATCATACGAGAGCAGTCTATAACGAAAAATTGTACGGGTTTTATCCAAAGGTTGTTCATAACTATCCGTTTAAACAAACAAGTATGAATGACGAAAGAGTCGATCTACATGGGATATTAAATATTCCAAAACACGAAAAAATTCTACTTTACCAGGGGGGGATTCAAACTGGTAGAGGTTTAGATAAATTGATAAAAGCCGCACCACTTTTTAATGAAGGAATTTTGGTTCTCATAGGTGATGGGAAAATCAAAAAAGAATTACAAAATATGGTTCGAGAAATGAAACTTCAAGACAAAGTGAAATTTCTTCCAAAGGTTCCGCTAGCGGAACTGCCAAAATACACGAGAAATGCTTATGTAGGTTTTCAAGTATTAAACAATGTATGTTTTAACCACTATTCAGCTTCATCGAATAAATTATTCGAATACATGATGAGTGGAATTCCAGTAATTGCTTGTGATTTTCCTGAAATAAAAAAGGTGGTAGAGGAAGAGCAGACTGGGATTACAGTAGATTCTCATAACTATGAAGAAATAGCTGCTGCCGTTAATAACTTGCTTTTAAATCCAACATTAAGGGAACAATTTAGTCAAAACAGTATTGCTGCCCGGTTTAAATATAATTGGGAAGAAGAGAAGCAAGAATTCCTAACTATTTATAGACATGTCATTTATAAAGGGAAAAGTAATTTCCAGACATCAACTAATTCGAGTATATAA
- a CDS encoding glycosyltransferase family 4 protein yields MKRVLIISQHFYPEIGSHANRIKHLYTLLGKNDFDVSVLTTEPSYPNKKIYQNEEFWDEESLNDDHSHIKRIKISSRKYSNQLLNRLFYYLEIAFKFIWLILQDKQKYDYIFVTSPPIFTGFVGLFAKYRYKTKFILDIRDLWPESLKGVGVFDHDLILKFFGALEKILYKKSDKIVINSMGFKEYIQRKAGIQESKILYIPNSVIKEELAPIKRKKGTRKLIYAGNLGLAQNTEIIHQLVPLLAEHDIQLTIIGYGVHRRQLIDSIKQYKSVKFMKPMTKKQCFKVMAEHDLGIVTLKDKEVFKTVLPGKMIDYMTCGVPILGVVDGYAKDLINHEGVGIAINGSDPQQIVTQIVKLLENDPVRTQMTRKAQQLILTQFNWEMNIASLVEYMSDTRLSRQREDAKDVEKSVHVRMESLHKRC; encoded by the coding sequence GTGAAACGTGTACTAATTATTTCGCAGCATTTTTACCCGGAAATAGGGAGTCATGCCAACCGCATTAAACACCTATATACATTGTTGGGGAAAAATGATTTTGATGTATCGGTGCTCACTACTGAACCTTCATACCCAAATAAGAAGATTTATCAAAATGAAGAATTTTGGGATGAGGAGTCATTGAATGACGATCATTCGCACATTAAAAGAATTAAAATTAGCAGCAGAAAATATTCAAATCAACTATTGAATCGCTTATTTTATTACTTGGAAATTGCGTTCAAGTTTATATGGCTAATTCTTCAAGATAAACAGAAATATGATTATATTTTTGTTACCTCACCACCGATTTTCACCGGATTTGTCGGCCTTTTTGCTAAATATAGATACAAAACAAAGTTCATTTTAGATATACGGGATTTATGGCCAGAATCGTTAAAAGGGGTAGGAGTATTTGATCATGATCTCATTCTGAAATTCTTTGGAGCTTTAGAAAAAATCCTGTATAAAAAGTCCGATAAAATCGTCATCAATAGTATGGGGTTTAAAGAGTATATTCAAAGGAAAGCAGGAATTCAAGAATCCAAAATCCTTTACATTCCCAATAGCGTAATCAAAGAAGAACTAGCTCCGATCAAAAGGAAAAAGGGGACACGAAAATTAATTTATGCCGGTAATCTTGGGCTTGCGCAAAATACGGAAATTATTCATCAACTCGTCCCTCTTTTAGCGGAGCATGACATTCAGCTAACGATTATTGGTTATGGAGTCCATAGGAGGCAGCTGATTGATTCGATTAAACAGTATAAAAGTGTAAAATTTATGAAACCAATGACCAAAAAACAATGCTTTAAAGTGATGGCTGAACACGATTTAGGAATAGTAACCTTAAAGGACAAGGAAGTCTTTAAAACGGTTCTGCCTGGAAAAATGATTGATTATATGACATGCGGTGTTCCAATCCTTGGTGTGGTGGATGGATACGCCAAGGATTTAATTAATCATGAAGGTGTAGGAATAGCAATAAATGGCAGCGATCCACAACAAATAGTTACACAAATTGTCAAGCTGTTAGAGAACGACCCAGTAAGAACACAAATGACTCGAAAAGCACAGCAACTTATTCTTACTCAATTTAATTGGGAGATGAATATTGCTAGTTTGGTAGAATACATGAGTGATACTAGGTTATCGCGGCAAAGGGAGGATGCAAAAGATGTCGAAAAAAGTGTGCATGTTCGTATGGAATCACTTCACAAACGATGCTAG
- a CDS encoding Spo0E family sporulation regulatory protein-aspartic acid phosphatase produces the protein MSSLLILIENYRHEMFELAEKYGPTSEQTLECSQQLDQLLNLLMKTEKHKGLIS, from the coding sequence ATGTCATCTTTATTAATCCTCATTGAAAATTATCGCCATGAAATGTTTGAATTAGCGGAAAAGTACGGACCTACTTCGGAGCAAACGCTTGAATGCAGCCAGCAGTTAGATCAATTATTAAACTTATTGATGAAAACGGAGAAACATAAAGGACTCATTTCGTAA